A single genomic interval of Coccidioides posadasii str. Silveira chromosome 1, complete sequence harbors:
- a CDS encoding uncharacterized protein (EggNog:ENOG410PTRN) codes for MEPNGIYVILSVNATEYHWGIYVTGDDLRQGGVVHHANNKTGGWSYERKYTNNLVRSKMLALALKVGTVPLPQGHAQIDHILGDPNMISQDSGFRCTVDPCYSDLNLEACSIHYIGEFTI; via the coding sequence ATGGAACCCAACGGAATTTACGTTATTCTTTCCGTCAATGCGACGGAGTATCATTGGGGGATCTATGTCACCGGCGACGACCTGCGCCAGGGCGGCGTTGTTCACCACGCCAACAACAAGACAGGCGGTTGGTCTTACGAGCGCAAATATACCAACAATCTTGTTCGTTCGAAAATGTTAGCATTGGCACTGAAAGTCGGAACCGTCCCCCTGCCGCAGGGGCATGCCCAAATCGACCACATTTTGGGCGATCCGAATATGATTTCGCAGGACTCGGGGTTTAGATGTACAGTAGATCCCTGCTATAGTGATTTAAACTTGGAAGCTTGTTCGATTCATTATATAGGGGAATTCACTATATAG
- a CDS encoding uncharacterized protein (EggNog:ENOG410PP9A~COG:S~BUSCO:13836at33183), protein MVLHPLLLRRAAATSAAVLMAGGFAAYPGRTLYAEAPSQPSRQRKPIYDEDGDSTPVEAQKPLSVTPTPSSTPLPTTTSNPSNYESPTDQLAKQIRQVRLFLYDHSLAAENAFNDALSRALNAESRFTSTIASLAPSRESGERLLPGSIYVIVTAMAGSIVSRNRGIFLRTATPLTAGTIAAWTLLPVTMRNISDLVWEYEKKVPALAEQHVKARDAAEESWRQAVAHSGYARTWLEGKIGEGRQTLEEWISKGR, encoded by the exons ATGGTATTGCATCCACTGCTCCTACGG AGAGCGGCTGCCACGAGCGCCGCAGTCCTCATGGCTGGCGGATTCGCCGCATATCCTGGACGCACATTGTACGCGGAAGCTCCGTCTCAACCATCA CGCCAGCGAAAACCAATCTACGATGAGGACGGCGACAGCACTCCAGTCGAGGCCCAAAAACCACTCTCAGTCACTCCGACTCCCTCCTCCACACCTCTTCCCACAACGACCTCAAACCCCTCCAATTACGAATCTCCCACGGATCAATTAGCAAAGCAGATCCGTCAAGTAAGACTCTTCCTCTACGATCACTCCCTCGCTGCCGAGAATGCCTTCAATGATGCCCTCTCCCGTGCCCTCAACGCCGAATCAAGGTTTACCAGCACGATAGCCTCATTGGCCCCATCACGCGAGTCTGGTGAACGCCTGCTTCCCGGAAGCATTTATGTGATTGTAACTGCCATGGCCGGATCAATCGTTTCTCGAAACCGCGGCATCTTCTTACGCACAGCCACTCCCTTGACTGCGGGTACCATTGCTGCTTGGACTTTACTACCTGTTACCATGCGAAACATTTCTGATTTGGTGTGGGAATACGAAAAGAAGGTTCCTGCGCTTGCAGAGCAGCATGTGAAGGCTCGCGATGCGGCCGAAGAATCCTGGAGACAGGCAGTGGCTCACAGTGGCTACGCAAGAACCTGGCTGGAAGGGAAGATTGGAGAGGGGAGACAAACATTGGAGGAATGGATTAGCAAGGGAAGATAA
- a CDS encoding uncharacterized protein (BUSCO:64002at4751~EggNog:ENOG410PHB2~COG:K~BUSCO:1028at33183) produces the protein MSQSTQASGVEPPEDDPFDTFMRQLNSPTNTRELEFMNRELDPGEKADDAVDYEDIDDDDDLPDEEPLHGQVTVDTETQEGVDNWDNLTKSLESELHEQPAVDELDDLFGDVPSSPVAEGVDKPVGLRMPQETPDESGVNSLVDEVDAIFSGVDRERSPTPMDMDPETLRQYQLQQALFAMSSYGPDNPPAPPENHEELLASLWPKFDRNSMPRFLELLPPKKSHYIGKTPLKRPKRVIPTKLKLELAQDQERSFRSTGKTARHASELESPSVVVITPPAKDEDTLSDIMDLDDDDLDEELPGGVTMQDLQFICADWDIKEVVSNEEEVEGAPRAPPNDEFSEDEDDWLFEVPPPAKKRKLDKDPADYLALSHIDLPLLDDPAETTAKLARKVILDMNDPRLLIDERTPEVSVQATKFGGARKLSEVFGSSTKRMMQRYNISNDEAYEMLKENHKNKVRSTLGNIVLEHSMPAVRLQWPYYKTRLARQEARSFHRPVLTFFPGLPVTFKKPTFIKRKHQKGKDAKALYDSTKSLSLADNSTVLLVEYSEEHPMMMSNFGMGSRVINYYRKKNAEDALRPKGEVGETAVLLPEDKSPFSTFGHVDPGETTTAIATGMFLAPLFRQEPKGTDFLVVRNSTGVEGASYYLRNIENLYVAGQQFPSVDVPGPHSRKVTTAAKNRLKMICYRQIRKNRNHRVSVADITEHFPESTDMQNRQKMKEFLQFSKDHKEWEMRSGEPIPDEDVLRGYVKPEDVCLLESMQVGLQYLHDAGYDREEDEDDDGDKEGDSLEQQLAPWKATRNFLLASQGKAMLQLHGEGDPTGRGEGFSFIKTSMKGGFRAVGESVEDKLDAQRLKELGGHSYNVARQQKSYEDSIRRIWESQKKSLSSTIEHSDAESDIDVDEAEDLFGKSSRVDRRTPLIGRRDDDTTSQFSRLSTSSQTNKVMKITRQVKNAQGQIEEVQEIVKDPRVIKQYQKQRYEAELRELSAADMVPTGDPETDARRMKHIQDELQRLQRNKERRHAREKQKSLMTEHKEGSPDAANSPAPATAPKGATQRKCANCGQVGHIKTNKKLCPLLNGTMKPEEGGNATAFMMPAPAV, from the exons ATGTCCCAGTCCACCCAGGCTAGCGGCGTCGAGCCGCCCGAAGATGACCCCTTTGACACCTTTATGAGACAGCTGAACTCCCCCACGAACACCCGAGAACTCGAATTCATGAACAGAGAGCTTGATCCCGGTGAAAAAGCAGATGACGCTGTGGACTATGAAGACatcgatgatgatgacgatcTCCCCGATGAAGAGCCACTCCATGGTCAGGTTACCGTGGACACGGAAACCCAGGAGGGGGTTGATAACTGGGACAACTTAACAAAGAGCCTCGAGAGCGAGCTTCATGAGCAACCAGCGGTCGACGAGCTTGATGATTTGTTTGGCGATGTGCCCTCATCTCCTGTTGCGGAGGGAGTAGATAAACCCGTGGGGCTGCGGATGCCACAAGAGACACCTGATGAGTCGGGAGTGAATTCACTGGTAGATGAGGTCGACGCGATATTTAGCGGTGTCGACAGAGAGAGATCGCCAACTCCAATGGATATGGATCCAGAGACGCTTCGACAGTACCAGCTACAGCAGGCTCTTTTTGCCATGTCCTCCTATGGCCCAGATAACCCACCCGCACCCCCGGAAAACCACGAGGAGCTCCTAGCATCGCTGTGGCCGAAGTTCGATCGCAACTCTATGCCACGCTTCCTTGAACTTCTACCTCCGAAAAAGTCTCATTACATCGGTAAGACGCCACTCAAGCGACCTAAGCGGGTTATCCCTACGAAATTAAAACTCGAGCTGGCTCAGGATCAGGAGCGCAGTTTCCGTTCCACTGGTAAAACGGCGAGGCACGCTTCAGAGCTAGAATCGCCTTCTGTGGTTGTAATCACGCCCCCCGCGAAAGATGAGGATACCCTGAGCGATATCATGGACttggatgatgatgatttGGACGAGGAACTCCCGGGGGGTGTAACTATGCAGGACTTACAGTTTATTTGTGCAGACTGGGATATCAAAGAAGTTGTCTCCAATGAAGAAGAGGTTGAAGGGGCTCCCCGGGCTCCTCCCAACGATGAATTcagtgaagatgaagatgactGGCTTTTTGAAGTTCCTCCTCCAGCCAAAAAGCGGAAGTTGGATAAAGACCCAGCCGATTACCTTGCGCTTTCGCACATCGATTTACCCTTGTTGGATGATCCCGCAGAGACTACTGCTAAACTTGCGAGAAAGGTAATACTCGATATGAACGATCCTCGTCTTTTGATCGATGAAAGAACACCAGAGGTTTCGGTGCAAGCAACGAAATTCGGAGGGGCCAGAAAACTCAGCGAAGTTTTCGGAAGCTCGACAAAACGCATGATGCAGCGTTACAACATATCTAACGATGAGGCTTATGAGATGTTGAAGGAGAATCATAAGAATAAGGTACGCAGTACTTTGGGAAATATCGTGTTGGAGCACAGTATGCCTGCAGTGCGACTTCAGTGGCCTTACTATAAGACGAGGCTTGCAAGACAAGAAGCACGATCCTTCCACCGTCCGGTTCTTACATTTTTCCCTGGGCTCCCGGTCACTTTCAAAAAGCCAACGTTTATTAAACGTAAACACCAAAAGGGCAAAGATGCCAAAGCTCTTTATGACTCGACAAAGTCCTTGTCGTTGGCCGACAATTCAACTGTTTTGTTGGTCGAATATTCCGAGGAGCATCCAATGATGATGTCAAATTTCGGAATGGGAAGCCGGGTGATCAATTATTACCGGAAAAAAAACGCGGAGGACGCACTTCGCCCAAAGGGTGAAGTTGGAGAAACGGCGGTACTTCTTCCGGAAGACAAAAGCCCGTTTTCTACATTTGGTCATGTTGACCCGGGAGAAACAACCACTGCAATTGCCACGGGAATGTTCCTTGCCCCTTTATTTCGTCAAGAACCCAAAGGTACCGATTTCCTCGTTGTTAGAAACAGCACAGGCGTCGAGGGCGCGAGCTATTACCTACGAAACATTGAAAACCTTTATGTTGCGGGCCAACAATTTCCATCCGTCGATGTACCCGGACCTCATTCGCGTAAGGTGACAACCGCAGCAAAGAACCGCTTAAAGATGATCTGTTATCGTCAAATCAGGAAAAATAGGAACCATAGAGTCAGTGTGGCTGATATCACGGAACATTTTCCTGAATCTACCGATATGCAGAATCgccagaagatgaaggaGTTCTTGCAGTTCTCGAAGGATCATAAAGAGTGGGAAATGCGATCAGGAGAACCCATCCCGGACGAAGATGTCCTACGTGGTTATGTTAAGCCCGAAGATGTCTGTCTTCTAGAGTCAATGCAAGTCGGTTTACAATATCTGCATGATGCAGGCTACGATCGGGAAGAAGACGAGGACGACGACGGAGATAAAGAGGGTGATAGCTTGGAGCAACAGCTCGCTCCATGGAAAGCAACCCGAAACTTCCTTCTCGCTTCCCAAGGAAAGGCGATGTTACAGTTACATGGCGAGGGAGATCCCACCGGCCGAGGAGAAGGATTTAGTTTTATAAAGACGTCTATGAAAGGTGGTTTTAGAGCCGTGGGTGAAAGTGTTGAAGACAAGCTTGACGCTCAGAGGCTTAAGGAACTCGGCGGACACAGCTATAATGTTGCTCGCCAGCAGAAGTCGTACGAGGATTCTATTCGCAGGATTTGGGAAAGTCAGAAGAAGAGCTTGTCATCCACAATTGAACACTCCGATGCTGAGAGCGATATTGATGTTGACGAAGCAGAAGATTTGTTTGGTAAATCTTCCCGGGTAGATCGACGCACTCCTCTTATAGGACGCCGCGACGACGATACAACGAGTCAGTTCAGCAGATTAAGTACATCAAGTCAAACCAATAAAGTTATGAAGATTACTCGCCAGGTTAAAAACGCGCAAGGTCAGATTGAGGAAGTCCAAGAAATTGTCAAAGATCCAAGGGTGATCAAGCAGTATCAGAAACAGCGTTATGAGGCGGAACTCAGGGAGTTGTC TGCGGCTGATATGGTGCCAACTGGAGACCCCGAAACCGACGCCAGGCGTATGAAACA CATCCAAGACGAACTCCAGCGTCTACAACGCAACAAAGAGCGTCGCCACGCCCGCGAAAAGCAAAAGTCCCTTATGACCGAACACAAAGAAGGATCCCCGGATGCAGCCAATTCACCGGCGCCCGCCACGGCTCCAAAGGGTGCCACACAGCGCAAATGCGCCAACTGTGGACAGGTTGGGCATATCAAGACGAACAAGAA GCTCTGCCCCCTTCTCAACGGGACGATGAAGCCCGAAGAAGGTGGGAATGCGACAGCATTTATGATGCCGGCACCGGCGGTTTAA
- a CDS encoding uncharacterized protein (BUSCO:362322at4751~EggNog:ENOG410PITT~COG:S~BUSCO:11921at33183): protein MAVEDEAPPPEVKHYNKYGEVPWDIQNYWAQRYNIFSRYDDGVWLTDDAWFGVTPEPIANKIAAHMTAAAPQKKSIVIDTFAGVGGNAIAFARSNKWRRVYAIEKDPASLQCAKHNAKIYGVEDKITWFQGDCFEILKTQLKDLAPYSVIFASPPWGGPGYRSDKVFNLSTMEPYSIETIYSEFSAFTTDIALFLPRSSDLRQLAALVKDERKVTAMHYCMDGASKALCIYYGDFKIEQE from the exons ATGGCTGTTGAGGACGAAGCTCCTCCGCCGGAGGTCAAACATTACAACAAATATGGAGAAGTCCCCTGGGATATTCAAAA CTACTGGGCCCAGCGCTATAATATCTTCTCTAGGTATGATGACGGCGTCTGGCTAACTGACGATGCTTGGTTCGGAGTAACCCCAGAGCCTATTGCAAA TAAAATAGCGGCGCATATGACCGCTGCAGCCCCCCAGAAGAAGAGCATTGTAATAGATACATTTGCTGGCGTTGGAGGCAACGCGATCGCCTTTGCGCGCTCCAACAAATGGAGAAGGGTCTACGCAATCGAGAAGGACCCAGCAAGTCTTCAATGTGCAAAACATAACGCTAAGATCTACGGTGTCGAAGACAAAATCACTTGGTTCCAAGGAGACTGTTTTGAGATTCTTAAAACCCAGCTGAAAGACCTGGCACCTTACAGTGTGATTTTTGCAAGCCCGCCCTGGGGCG GACCCGGATATCGATCTGATAAGGTCTTCAATCTGTCCACGATGGAGCCCTACTCCATAGAGACTATTTACTCTGAGTTCTCGGCGTTTACAACAGATATAGCTCTCTTTCTCCCAAGAAGTTCTGACTTGCGACAGTTGGCAGCTTTAGTGAAAGATGAAAGGAAGGTCACAGCCATGCATTATTGCATGGATGGAGCAAGCAAGGCCCTTTGTATCTATTATGGTGATTTCAAAATTGAGCAGGAATAG
- a CDS encoding uncharacterized protein (EggNog:ENOG410Q5I6~COG:S) produces the protein MDNGKEVIAKIPNPNAGIPYYTTASEVATMDFARNILQTPAPHVYAWNARVDERNSVRAEYIVMEKMPGVPLSKVWWDLQPNKKLKILLQVVDYQRRWTHTKFTGFGSLYYAKDVDPRRQDPLYVKDGEAVTDSQFAIGPSVAREWSDEGRVNIKCDRGPWDCILNYREAIGLREMAAIKELNHVPKQMAMVYGPTPLYQPTAQKKLAALGYYFQILESLLCENALPTDGHLWHNDLHHENIFVDPEELKVLGIIDWQSVQIAPLFDHCVDPCFLDYNGPDVGDNLGRPAMPESIKSLQGEEKTAALNEFLDKALMIAWRSLVRSKNPEQYRMIRFQQSPSANLLHLSRRIFELGEAHFCVLLLDLQDEWRENSQSNSSARRFPLTFSEPETIEIEADMRRADLGIKLMKDIERDLRNLWPQKGVVEHESYEQVKALLKERKEELIAQYCTLPGWDTAVFEQLWPFDD, from the exons ATGGACAATGGCAAGGAAGTTATTGCCAAGATTCCAAATCCCAATGCCGGCATACCTTACTACACCACTGCGAGCGAAGTTGCAACAATGGACTTTGCGCGCAATATACTCCAGACCCCAGCGCCGCACGTATACGCCTGGAATGCCCGCGTTGACGAGAGGAATTCTGTCCGGGCCGAATATATAGTTATGGAGAAGATGCCCGGGGTTCCTCTCTCAAAGGTGTGGTGGGATTTGCAGCCAAACAAGAAACTCAAGATCCTTTTACAGGTTGTCGACTATCAGAGGAGATGGACCCACACCAAGTTTACTGGATTTGGGAGTCTATATTATGCCAAAGATGTCGACCCACGACGCCAGGATCCGCTATATGTCAAGGATGGGGAAGCCGTTACGGATTCTCAGTTCGCGATCGGCCCCTCTGTCGCGCGTGAATGGAGTGATGAAGGGCGGGTAAACATCAAATGTGATAGGGGCCCAT GGGATTGTATCTTAAATTACCGGGAAGCTATTGGTCTTCGCGAAATGGCGGCCATCAAAGAACTTAACCATGTGCCAAAACAGATGGCAATGGTGTACGGCCCTACACCTTTATACCAACCTACCGCGCAGAAAAAACTCGCAGCCCTAGGCTACTATTTTCAGATCCTGGAGTCTTTGCTGTGTGAGAATGCTTTGCCAACCGATGGTCATCTATGGCACAATGATCTACACCATGAAAACATTTTCGTGGACCCAGAAGAGTTGAAGGTTCTTGGCATCATTGACTGGCAATCTGTTCAAATAGCCCCCCTATTTGACCATTGCGTCGACCCTTGTTTTCTCGACTACAACGGCCCTGACGTAGGGGACAATCTTGGGCGCCCAGCAATGCCTGAAAGCATCAAATCATTGCAAGGCGAGGAAAAGACTGCGGCACTCAATGAATTTCTGGACAAGGCACTCATGATTGCCTGGCGTAGCCTGGTTCGGAGCAAGAATCCAGAACAGTATCGCATGATCAGATTTCAACAATCCCCAAGCGCAAATCTCCTCCATCTTTCTCGCCGCATATTTGAACTCGGAGAAGCTCACTTCTGCGTACTACTGCTTGACTTGCAGGATGAATGGAGAGAAAATTCTCAATCCAACTCAAGCGCCCGTCGATTCCCCCTCACGTTCTCGGAGCCTGAAACCATTGAAATCGAAGCGGACATGCGACGTGCGGATTTGGGCATCAAGTTAATGAAGGATATTGAGCGCGATCTGAGAAATCTATGGCCTCAGAAAGGCGTCGTGGAACATGAAAGCTACGAGCAAGTCAAGGCATTGCTCAAAGAGCGAAAGGAGGAACTCATCGCCCAGTATTGCACTCTCCCAGGTTGGGATACAGCTGTCTTTGAGCAACTCTGGCCATTCGACGATTGA
- a CDS encoding uncharacterized protein (BUSCO:420414at4751~EggNog:ENOG410PKK9~COG:U~BUSCO:10656at33183) encodes MFGALNRFIGRLDSDLPKQPTSTTGDNSYGFQILRNKDPDLPLEPWFDFIVGINGRLIDEPDPHLFATEVRNCAGTSVSLEIWSAKGQRTHNVVIPIPPEKPTLGLTLQLAPLSSTQHIWHILSIPSPLSPAYLAGLLPHSDYILGTPSGTLRGEAALGELVEDHLNRSLTLWVYNSEFDVVREVEIVPNRNWGGEGALGAILGYGALHRLPVGLGEEVDGPGEVVFDTKDGITEQIKQSPKIQPGNHFLVPAEMASLPPLSPSVNSGQVSQAATTHGRHGRKARHVHTVPTSFDEYFRESEQKSKEEDFVPSQAGTPVAPPPKATDRGNVTSPGLEGASTPAE; translated from the exons ATGTTCGGGGCTTTAAATCGCTTCATTGGGAGGCTGGATTCCGATCTCCCCAAGCAGCCAACAAGCACCACGGGTGACAACTCCTACGGCTTCCAGATACTGCGGAATAAGGACCCGGACCTTCCTCTGGAGCCTTGGTTTGATTTCATAGTTGGAATCAATGGCCGACTTATC GACGAACCTGACCCTCACCTGTTTGCGACGGAGGTTCGCAATTGTGCCGGAACAAGCGTCTCCTTAGAGATTTGGAGTGCGAAG GGACAACGGACGCACAACGTCGTTATCCCCATCCCACCAGAGAAGCCCACATTAGGTCTCACTTTGCAACTCGCACCTCTCTCTTCCACACAGCATATATGGCACATACTGTCTATTCCCTCGCCTCTCAGTCCTGCCTACTTGGCTGGCCTACTACCTCATTCAGATTACATCCTTGGAACGCCAAGTGGGACTTTGAGAGGTGAAGCCGCACTCGGGGAGCTCGTCGAGGACCATCTGAACAGGAGTCTCACTTTATGGGTATATAATAGCGAATTTGACGTTGTACGAGAGGTGGAAATAGTGCCCAATAGGAATTGGGGCGGGGAAGGTGCTCTCGGTGCCATATTAGGATATGGAGCTCTACACAGGCTACCGGTTGGTCTAGGAGAGGAGGTTGACGGGCCCGGAGAAGTTGTCTTCGACACAAAAGATGGAATCACGGAACAAATTAAGCAATCGCCAAAAATTCAGCCGGGGAATCATTTCCTAGTTCCGGCAGAGATGGCATCGCTGCCTCCTCTCTCACCGAGTGTTAATAGTGGGCAGGTTTCCCAAGCCGCAACGACTCATGGTCGGCATGGACGGAAAGCTCGACATGTGCATACTGTACCAACCTCATTCGATGAATACTTCCGTGAAAGCGAacagaaaagcaaagaagaGGACTTCGTGCCATCGCAGGCTGGAACACCGGTTGCGCCTCCGCCGAAAGCGACGGATCGAGGCAATGTAACTTCTCCTGGACTTGAAGGCGCATCAACCCCAGCAGAGTAG
- the OCT1 gene encoding Mitochondrial intermediate peptidase (BUSCO:75463at4751~EggNog:ENOG410PGPG~COG:O~MEROPS:MER0001156~BUSCO:1900at33183) — MLKTLNRRSWTCRQCIRILRRNAETRRYFQGASAASPLYQHTVSSSTSDKARDDQTLRLIFDSEPFWREFSQPKSSTSKRTGLLQNQYLTGPDGFLQFAQVSLQKCQKIVAKVIAASTLEDYRGMVRDLDRLSDLLCRVIDMAEFMKLNHPSPQIQDAATQAYALMFEYMNVLNTTPELDAQLKRASADLNVTSHWSPEEKVAARVLLKDFSQSAIHLPPKDRQKFVALSNEISQLGPMFVTNRQPETDHVTVDKNKLRGMDPSLIQQLQRWRKVAVPMFGDIPRIALYSVHDEETRKEIYVTSRTSSKVQIRRLETLLQKRAELAKLAGFPSYAHMTLSDKMAKTPEAVVNFLEALNASNRGQVQDELSQLLALKQADVPSATQLQPWDHAYYVHQYSARHSRVRRSRESTLLPAFFSIGTVIQGLSRLFTRLYGIRLVPTETLPGEIWNPDVRRLDVVDESDRRLAVIYCDLFTRPYKSPNPTHFTLRGSREISQAEIAECADLSSSLHPNDGMATTIKPETNKLYQLPTVALICDFDQSESRSTPSLLNEHNLETLFHEMGHAVHSVLARTDLQTISGTRCATDFVELPSVIMENFATAPEVLALYARHWETNEPLPEHMVKSMELNRQSRVSMHGGMDNEVQILMALLDQAYHSSRPLEPNFDSTRIYHDVYSTHSSLPDPPGSGTSWQGYFAHLVGYGATYYSYLFDRAIANKVWSDVFKGGELSTNRDAGERFKNEVLRWGGGRDGWNCVAGLLGNNPANDNGKLAEGGEEAMREVGRWGLGLMGTSEL; from the coding sequence ATGCTCAAGACCTTGAATCGAAGGTCGTGGACCTGTCGACAATGTATCCGTATCCTTCGACGGAACGCCGAAACTCGGCGCTACTTTCAAGGAGCGTCGGCTGCTTCTCCCTTGTACCAGCACACGGTCTCAAGCAGCACTTCAGATAAGGCACGGGATGACCAAACGTTACGACTCATCTTTGATTCGGAGCCCTTCTGGCGTGAATTTTCCCAGCCGAAGTCCAGTACCTCCAAACGCACTGGTCTCCTCCAGAACCAGTACCTCACGGGCCCTGATGGATTCCTCCAGTTTGCCCAGGTTTCGCTGCAAAAATGCCAGAAGATAGTGGCGAAGGTCATCGCTGCCTCGACGCTCGAGGATTACAGGGGAATGGTCCGGGACCTTGATCGGTTGAGCGACCTACTCTGTCGGGTGATAGACATGGCCGAGTTTATGAAATTGAACCACCCTAGCCCTCAAATTCAGGATGCTGCAACCCAGGCGTATGCACTTATGTTTGAATATATGAACGTCTTGAATACAACACCAGAGCTTGACGCGCAATTAAAACGTGCTTCTGCGGATCTCAATGTTACGTCACACTGGAGCCCAGAGGAAAAGGTGGCAGCTCGGGTTTTGCTAAAGGACTTTTCGCAGTCTGCTATACACTTGCCGCCGAAGGATAGACAAAAATTCGTTGCGTTGTCTAATGAAATAAGTCAATTGGGCCCCATGTTCGTAACGAACAGGCAGCCCGAGACCGACCATGTGACTGTGGATAAGAACAAACTTCGTGGAATGGACCCTTCACTCATACAGCAGCTCCAGAGATGGAGGAAAGTTGCAGTTCCGATGTTCGGTGATATTCCGAGGATTGCTTTGTATTCTGTCCACGATGAAGAAACAAGGAAGGAGATTTATGTGACTTCTCGAACTTCGTCTAAAGTTCAGATTCGGCGCCTCGAGACCCTTCTTCAGAAGCGAGCGGAGCTAGCTAAACTCGCTGGGTTTCCAAGCTATGCCCATATGACCCTGAGTGATAAAATGGCCAAAACACCTGAAGCCGTTGTTAACTTTTTAGAGGCTCTCAACGCCAGCAATCGAGGGCAGGTTCAGGATGAATTATCGCAGCTTCTTGCATTAAAACAGGCTGACGTCCCTTCGGCTACACAGTTACAGCCATGGGATCATGCTTATTATGTTCACCAATATTCAGCACGGCATAGTCGGGTTAGAAGGTCACGGGAGTCCACTCTACTTCCTGCGTTTTTCTCGATCGGTACCGTGATACAAGGATTGTCCCGGCTTTTCACGCGACTCTATGGTATTCGACTAGTTCCCACTGAGACTTTGCCTGGGGAAATCTGGAACCCAGATGTGCGAAGGCTTGACGTGGTGGATGAATCTGACAGACGACTTGCGGTGATCTACTGTGATCTCTTCACCAGGCCCTATAAGAGTCCCAATCCTACGCACTTTACCCTTCGTGGCTCTCGCGAAATTTCCCAAGCTGAGATTGCGGAATGTGCCGATCTATCATCTTCCCTTCACCCCAATGACGGTATGGCTACAACTATTAAGCCGGAAACCAATAAACTCTATCAGTTGCCGACCGTCGCTTTGATATGCGACTTCGACCAGTCAGAATCGCGATCAACGCCATCACTTCTAAACGAGCACAATTTGGAGACTCTGTTCCATGAAATGGGCCACGCGGTCCACTCCGTGCTTGCTCGTACAGACCTGCAAACTATTTCTGGGACCCGTTGCGCGACTGATTTTGTTGAACTTCCGTCTGTGATAATGGAAAATTTTGCGACTGCCCCTGAAGTTTTGGCTCTTTACGCACGTCACTGGGAGACAAATGAACCACTGCCGGAGCACATGGTGAAGAGTATGGAATTAAACCGGCAGAGCCGGGTCAGTATGCATGGTGGCATGGACAACGAAGTCCAAATTTTGATGGCTTTGCTAGACCAGGCGTATCACTCGTCTCGGCCATTGGAGCCAAATTTTGACTCCACCCGAATCTACCATGATGTCTATTCCACTCATAGCAGTCTTCCAGATCCGCCAGGCTCAGGGACGTCGTGGCAAGGCTATTTTGCACATTTGGTGGGCTATGGTGCTACGTATTACAGTTATCTTTTTGATCGAGCCATAGCGAATAAGGTCTGGTCGGATGTTTTCAAGGGCGGGGAACTATCAACGAACAGAGATGCCGGAGAGCGGTTCAAGAATGAGGTGCTGCGATGGGGTGGTGGACGAGATGGATGGAATTGCGTTGCCGGCCTGCTTGGGAATAACCCTGCAAATGACAACGGCAAACTTGCAGAAGGTGGCGAAGAAGCCATGCGAGAAGTTGGCCGATGGGGTTTGGGATTAATGGGCACCTCTGAGCTGTAA